A region from the uncultured Draconibacterium sp. genome encodes:
- the arfB gene encoding alternative ribosome rescue aminoacyl-tRNA hydrolase ArfB: MKLPENIKTDIINQCTFSASRSGGPGGQNVNKVNTKIEVRLVIQACDCFSEKQKQLIRSKLKNRISNDDELVLFESSERSQLRNKEKVSTRLILLIQEALTPVKKRIRTKPTAGSKQKRLLGKKLQAQKKQLRQKPNM; the protein is encoded by the coding sequence GTGAAATTACCTGAAAACATAAAAACAGACATTATAAACCAGTGTACATTTTCGGCAAGCAGAAGTGGTGGTCCAGGTGGACAAAACGTTAACAAAGTAAATACAAAAATTGAAGTAAGGCTGGTAATTCAAGCATGTGATTGCTTTTCGGAGAAACAAAAACAACTTATTCGAAGCAAATTGAAGAACCGCATTAGTAATGATGATGAATTGGTTCTATTTGAAAGTAGTGAACGCAGCCAGTTGAGAAACAAAGAAAAAGTTTCCACACGCTTAATCCTCTTGATTCAGGAAGCTTTAACACCCGTAAAAAAACGAATTAGAACCAAACCTACAGCCGGATCAAAACAAAAAAGATTGCTTGGAAAAAAACTTCAGGCGCAAAAAAAACAGCTGAGACAAAAGCCCAATATGTAG
- a CDS encoding TonB-dependent receptor gives MKKIALMLFGIAFFGMLVVEAQVKSISGTVTSSDDGTGIPGVSVSVKGTTIGTVTNLDGEYQLDVPADAQLLVFSFVGMRTQEVEISGSKVDAVLEADLVGLDEVIVVAYGTATKESFTGAASVVEAETLEKRQVSNVSQALTGVTSGIQVASSTGQPGTSAQIRIRGVGSMSASSAPLYVVDGIPFGEDISAISPQDIESVTVLKDAASSALYGARGANGVILITTKKGKKGKLEVNFDFRVGINQRAIPEYDIMDDPAMYYEKYYEGIYRDQFDGDEAAANAAANQLMFGDQGLEYNIYTVPDGQLLIGQNGRINSSATLGRVWANDYYLQNDDWYDELFGDNQMRQEYSLSVGGGNEKQTTYFSLNYLNDEGIISNSGFERITARINSDYQINDWAKVGGNLGYTNYESKSPDSQSGLSSKNLFYVSRIVAPIYPLYVRDANGAIKVDEQGHTLYDYGTGEYPGLTRPVMSIANPASDLELDVQQYNVDLLNLKGFAEFKLYEGLKFNLNLGYDVDNTRYMDKSNAYYGQSADYGGSVYKTSSRYSAFTMQQLLTYVKEFGAHNINVLVGHETYDRKWTSLYGSKRNLYDPESEEISNAILNPSTGSSSNGYFVEGFLSRVQYDYEDKYFASGSFRRDGSSRFHPDNRWGNFWSVGASWVMNKESFMSGIDWVDFLKLKASYGAQGNDALLSGGVQNYQPYQDQFYVKNSNDDFAIELDYKGNENITWETSYNLNVGVDFTLLNSLLDGSVEYFSRKVEDMLYYIPVPASAGYSSYPDNIGSMKNHGVEFTLNANIIKSNDINWSVYVNGTHFKNEILTLPEQFSDPDGYINGRRILKVGGSIYDYWYPVYAGVNTETGASQWRTTNEDGTFGVTEDYAEASLKENSASPGTSLPDISGGFGTTIEAYGFDFSVACTYGLGGLTYDYIYQTLMHAGEAGEAGSNWHKDILNSWSSENNDSNIPAVNYGSKDYNASSDRFLIDSDYLAINNITLGYTLPKTVLDKIKLKSVRVYAAADNVALFSKREGLDPRQNFSGSTDFGYSAIRTISLGAKVKF, from the coding sequence ATGAAAAAAATTGCGCTAATGCTATTTGGCATTGCTTTTTTTGGCATGCTTGTGGTTGAAGCACAGGTAAAAAGTATCAGCGGTACTGTGACCAGTTCCGATGATGGTACTGGAATACCCGGTGTTTCAGTAAGTGTTAAAGGTACCACAATTGGTACAGTAACGAATCTGGACGGTGAGTACCAGTTGGATGTTCCTGCTGATGCTCAATTACTAGTTTTCTCCTTTGTTGGAATGAGAACACAGGAGGTTGAAATTAGTGGATCAAAAGTTGACGCAGTTCTTGAAGCCGATTTAGTTGGACTAGACGAAGTAATAGTTGTGGCATATGGAACTGCTACAAAAGAGTCTTTCACTGGTGCAGCTTCTGTTGTAGAAGCTGAAACATTGGAAAAAAGACAAGTCTCGAACGTTTCACAGGCTCTGACCGGTGTAACTTCTGGTATTCAGGTAGCAAGTAGTACCGGACAGCCAGGAACTTCTGCACAAATCCGTATCCGTGGTGTTGGATCGATGAGTGCTTCAAGTGCACCTCTTTACGTTGTAGATGGTATTCCTTTCGGGGAAGATATTTCAGCTATCAGTCCGCAAGATATTGAGTCGGTAACTGTTCTTAAAGATGCTGCATCTTCAGCTCTTTATGGTGCACGTGGTGCTAATGGAGTAATCCTTATTACTACCAAAAAAGGTAAAAAAGGTAAACTCGAAGTTAACTTTGACTTTAGAGTTGGTATCAACCAACGAGCTATTCCTGAATACGACATTATGGACGATCCTGCAATGTATTATGAAAAATATTATGAAGGTATATACAGGGATCAGTTCGATGGTGATGAAGCTGCCGCTAATGCTGCTGCAAACCAATTAATGTTTGGTGATCAGGGGTTGGAATACAATATCTACACAGTTCCTGATGGTCAATTGTTGATTGGACAAAACGGAAGAATTAATTCAAGTGCGACTTTAGGCCGTGTTTGGGCTAATGATTATTACCTGCAAAACGATGACTGGTATGACGAGTTATTCGGCGATAACCAAATGAGACAAGAATACAGCTTGTCAGTTGGTGGCGGTAACGAAAAACAAACTACTTATTTTTCGTTAAACTATCTCAATGACGAAGGTATTATTTCAAACTCAGGTTTCGAACGTATTACTGCTCGCATTAACTCTGACTATCAAATTAATGATTGGGCAAAAGTTGGCGGAAACCTTGGTTATACGAACTATGAAAGTAAATCTCCTGACAGCCAGAGTGGATTAAGTTCTAAAAACTTGTTCTACGTAAGCCGTATTGTTGCGCCTATTTATCCTTTATACGTGCGTGATGCAAATGGCGCCATTAAAGTAGATGAGCAGGGACATACCTTGTATGATTATGGAACAGGCGAGTATCCTGGATTGACTCGTCCGGTTATGTCGATTGCCAATCCGGCTTCAGACCTTGAGTTAGATGTTCAACAGTATAATGTAGATCTTTTAAACCTGAAAGGTTTTGCAGAATTTAAACTCTATGAAGGTTTAAAATTCAATCTTAACTTAGGTTACGATGTTGACAATACTCGTTATATGGACAAATCGAATGCTTACTACGGACAAAGTGCCGACTACGGTGGATCTGTTTATAAAACAAGTAGCCGCTATTCTGCTTTTACAATGCAGCAATTACTAACATATGTAAAAGAATTTGGTGCACATAACATTAATGTTCTGGTAGGTCATGAGACATACGACAGAAAATGGACAAGTCTTTACGGAAGCAAAAGAAACTTATACGACCCTGAAAGTGAGGAAATTTCGAATGCCATACTAAATCCTTCAACTGGGTCTTCAAGCAATGGTTATTTTGTAGAAGGTTTTCTTTCACGGGTTCAGTATGATTACGAAGACAAATATTTTGCGTCAGGAAGTTTCAGAAGAGACGGTTCTTCTCGCTTCCATCCTGATAACCGTTGGGGTAACTTCTGGTCGGTAGGTGCTTCCTGGGTGATGAACAAAGAGTCGTTTATGAGTGGTATTGATTGGGTTGACTTCTTAAAACTTAAAGCAAGTTATGGAGCACAAGGAAACGATGCGCTTTTATCTGGTGGTGTTCAGAACTACCAACCATATCAAGATCAGTTCTATGTGAAAAACTCGAATGACGATTTTGCAATTGAATTAGATTATAAAGGAAACGAAAACATTACCTGGGAAACAAGCTACAACTTAAACGTTGGTGTTGATTTTACATTGCTTAACAGCTTATTGGATGGATCGGTTGAATACTTCAGCAGAAAAGTTGAAGACATGTTATATTACATTCCTGTTCCTGCATCTGCCGGATATTCTTCTTATCCTGACAACATTGGTTCGATGAAAAACCATGGTGTTGAATTTACCTTAAATGCTAACATAATTAAATCAAACGACATTAACTGGTCGGTTTATGTAAACGGAACTCATTTCAAAAATGAAATTCTGACATTGCCTGAACAATTTTCAGATCCGGATGGATATATAAATGGCAGAAGAATTCTTAAGGTTGGAGGAAGTATCTATGATTACTGGTACCCTGTTTATGCAGGTGTAAATACTGAAACCGGTGCATCACAATGGCGTACAACTAACGAAGATGGTACTTTTGGTGTAACTGAAGACTATGCAGAAGCTTCATTGAAAGAAAATAGTGCAAGTCCTGGTACTTCATTACCTGATATCTCAGGTGGTTTTGGAACAACTATAGAAGCATATGGTTTTGACTTCTCAGTTGCATGTACTTATGGCTTAGGAGGTTTAACCTATGATTATATTTATCAGACTCTTATGCACGCTGGAGAAGCCGGAGAAGCTGGTAGTAACTGGCATAAAGATATACTAAACTCCTGGAGTTCTGAAAACAATGATTCAAATATTCCTGCGGTAAATTATGGAAGTAAAGACTACAATGCAAGTTCTGATCGTTTCTTAATTGATTCAGACTACCTTGCCATTAATAACATAACTTTGGGATACACCCTTCCAAAAACAGTGTTAGACAAGATTAAACTCAAATCGGTTCGTGTATATGCAGCAGCCGATAACGTAGCTTTATTCTCGAAAAGAGAAGGCCTCGATCCTCGTCAGAATTTCAGCGGATCAACAGATTTTGGATATTCTGCCATCAGAACCATCTCGCTTGGTGCTAAAGTTAAATTTTAA
- a CDS encoding DUF4268 domain-containing protein, whose product MYSKEELKQLNINFWQLFDKRCGGHSVLKYRRRKWVLHKTKIKGVALRFDVNRQDAKVLIELGNKNENLRFKAYEFLEKYKVVLETGFENGLIWEFYHEREDSGAEICRIYTCLPNVDFHRQNQWPDIFDFFIENMLKLETNFLEIRDLLQEALKR is encoded by the coding sequence ATGTATTCAAAAGAAGAATTAAAGCAACTAAATATTAACTTTTGGCAATTGTTTGACAAGCGATGTGGAGGCCATTCTGTTTTAAAATACAGAAGGAGAAAATGGGTGCTGCATAAAACAAAAATTAAAGGAGTTGCTTTACGTTTTGATGTGAATCGCCAGGATGCCAAGGTTTTAATAGAATTAGGAAACAAGAATGAAAACCTACGATTTAAAGCCTATGAGTTTTTAGAAAAATATAAAGTAGTATTGGAAACAGGATTTGAAAATGGACTTATTTGGGAATTTTACCACGAGCGCGAAGACAGTGGTGCCGAAATTTGCCGGATTTATACCTGCTTGCCAAATGTTGATTTTCATCGGCAAAACCAATGGCCTGATATTTTTGATTTTTTTATTGAAAATATGCTGAAACTGGAAACTAATTTTCTTGAAATTAGAGATTTGTTACAAGAGGCATTAAAAAGATAG
- a CDS encoding M23 family metallopeptidase, which translates to MLQKLIYLLFLSCIPVICSAQFVEVQADYNGIGDCIFSANNNAEVPLFLHINFGDIENTTFNEPLPYVKRLAPGYNDLFTLQRDLDADVPRFHYEIKTYRSDPTADADLDFPYLLPFKPASEVAIFDVKSIDGFWGTEGIDSWSATGFKANKGTELFACRTGIVVEITKQERNGDSRLWYHTWNNSLTVLHNDGTLICYHNINTASAQLKVGQKVYSGQKIGRVTSQTGELFLLIYHDSLFTKQLSFVIPQFVISETGERAILNSSKTYSVYHPKNIKVLEMNKRERKKILGKKN; encoded by the coding sequence ATGCTTCAAAAACTTATCTATTTATTATTTCTAAGTTGTATCCCGGTAATTTGTTCGGCTCAATTTGTAGAGGTGCAGGCCGATTACAATGGGATAGGGGATTGTATATTTAGTGCCAACAATAATGCTGAAGTACCACTGTTTTTGCATATCAACTTTGGTGATATTGAAAACACCACATTTAACGAACCACTGCCATATGTAAAACGGCTTGCTCCAGGCTACAATGACTTATTTACCTTGCAGCGTGATTTAGATGCAGATGTGCCCCGGTTTCACTATGAAATTAAAACATATCGTTCTGACCCTACAGCTGATGCTGATCTGGATTTCCCATATTTGTTACCATTTAAGCCTGCAAGTGAAGTTGCCATTTTTGATGTAAAAAGTATTGATGGTTTTTGGGGAACTGAAGGTATTGACTCCTGGTCGGCAACAGGCTTTAAAGCAAACAAAGGCACGGAACTATTTGCATGCCGAACCGGTATTGTTGTGGAAATAACAAAACAAGAAAGAAATGGCGATTCGCGCTTATGGTATCATACCTGGAATAACAGTTTAACTGTATTGCACAACGATGGCACACTTATATGTTATCATAATATTAATACTGCGTCAGCACAATTAAAAGTCGGACAAAAAGTTTATTCCGGACAAAAAATTGGTAGAGTTACTTCTCAAACAGGAGAGCTCTTCTTACTAATCTATCATGACTCACTATTTACCAAACAATTATCATTTGTAATTCCGCAGTTTGTGATTTCTGAAACAGGGGAACGTGCAATTTTAAACTCATCAAAAACTTATAGTGTATATCATCCCAAAAACATTAAAGTGCTAGAAATGAACAAGCGGGAACGCAAGAAAATTCTTGGTAAAAAGAACTAA
- a CDS encoding RagB/SusD family nutrient uptake outer membrane protein — translation MKKIKYLFAIVAVAFFAGCEDHLDVQPDGSILTEDQVKDVLAKDPAKLQSEVNGLYSIMKAWPATTGSSNFQEDFGMPGIAAKLDHNGQDLVGDVTGYNWFSGEQDLTNRNFTYRAPRVVWNQFYMQMRTANSIISKMDRETEDPVAKNYLGQALAIRAYDYFNLVQLFQFTYVGNQDKPAVPIVTDETTEEELTNNPRATVGEVYELIMDDLNDAITYLSADGVPSRPDVSAVNLAVAYGIRARVNLVMQNWNEAATDAAMALQVSGESSMSMADVAVPNFDDVTVPGIMWGCIITAEDDATKSGICNWTSMCTNLCFGYGGYTTIVGTWKKVNKLLYNEIPESDVRKGWFLNENYQASALTQYEQSGHAAETFFNWFGVPYSPDYGPFWAVMGMEPYTSVKFAPTNKLMTSQENSNDFPLMRASEMELIIAEGKAMGGSFGEGKAALETWVQNNRNPGFVSQASSAQELQDEIWLQRRIEFWGEGLSWFDLMRLEKPAIRYKEVDGSVDTNYGALAIFNIPADAPYRLWPIPQQEIQANDGISDADNNKMGTLPTSLPVPGQEKSAYIDNLLKSTKSAGRIKPAI, via the coding sequence ATGAAAAAAATTAAATATTTATTTGCAATTGTCGCCGTAGCATTCTTTGCCGGATGCGAGGACCATCTGGATGTTCAACCCGATGGATCTATCCTCACGGAAGACCAAGTAAAAGATGTACTTGCCAAAGACCCAGCTAAATTGCAGTCAGAGGTAAACGGACTTTACTCAATTATGAAAGCATGGCCTGCAACTACTGGTAGTAGTAACTTTCAGGAAGATTTTGGAATGCCAGGTATTGCCGCCAAATTAGACCATAATGGCCAAGATCTTGTGGGCGATGTTACTGGTTATAACTGGTTTAGTGGAGAACAAGACCTTACTAACCGCAACTTTACATATCGTGCTCCGCGTGTGGTTTGGAATCAATTTTATATGCAAATGCGTACAGCCAATTCAATTATTAGCAAAATGGATCGCGAAACAGAAGATCCTGTTGCTAAGAATTATTTGGGACAAGCTCTTGCCATTAGAGCATATGATTACTTCAATCTAGTGCAATTATTTCAGTTTACTTATGTTGGCAATCAAGATAAACCAGCAGTTCCAATTGTAACAGATGAAACAACTGAAGAAGAATTGACAAACAATCCGCGAGCTACCGTGGGTGAGGTTTACGAATTAATTATGGACGACTTGAACGATGCAATTACGTACCTTTCTGCAGATGGAGTTCCTTCGCGCCCTGACGTATCAGCTGTCAACCTTGCAGTTGCCTATGGTATTAGAGCAAGAGTTAATTTGGTTATGCAAAACTGGAATGAAGCAGCAACAGATGCAGCCATGGCATTGCAGGTTAGTGGTGAATCGTCGATGTCGATGGCCGATGTGGCAGTCCCTAACTTTGACGATGTTACTGTTCCTGGCATTATGTGGGGATGTATTATTACTGCAGAAGATGATGCTACCAAATCGGGTATTTGTAATTGGACTTCAATGTGCACTAATCTCTGTTTTGGTTATGGAGGTTATACTACTATCGTTGGTACCTGGAAAAAAGTGAACAAGTTATTGTATAATGAAATTCCGGAAAGCGATGTACGTAAAGGATGGTTTCTTAATGAAAATTACCAGGCATCAGCGTTAACACAATACGAACAAAGTGGCCATGCTGCTGAGACTTTCTTTAATTGGTTTGGCGTACCCTATTCTCCTGATTACGGACCATTTTGGGCTGTTATGGGAATGGAACCTTATACAAGCGTTAAATTTGCACCTACTAATAAGCTAATGACTAGCCAGGAAAACTCTAACGATTTTCCATTAATGCGTGCTTCCGAAATGGAATTAATTATTGCTGAAGGAAAAGCTATGGGTGGTAGCTTTGGCGAAGGAAAAGCAGCATTAGAAACATGGGTACAAAACAATCGTAATCCTGGATTTGTTAGCCAGGCAAGTTCTGCACAAGAGTTGCAAGACGAAATCTGGCTGCAGCGCCGTATTGAATTCTGGGGCGAAGGTTTATCGTGGTTCGATTTGATGCGCCTGGAAAAACCAGCTATTCGCTATAAAGAGGTTGACGGATCTGTAGATACAAATTATGGTGCATTGGCTATCTTCAACATTCCTGCTGATGCTCCTTATCGATTGTGGCCAATTCCTCAGCAGGAAATTCAAGCGAACGATGGTATTAGCGATGCTGACAACAACAAAATGGGTACACTTCCAACGAGCTTACCTGTTCCTGGACAAGAAAAAAGTGCCTATATTGATAACTTATTGAAATCAACAAAATCAGCTGGTCGAATCAAACCTGCGATTTAA
- a CDS encoding GtrA family protein, translated as MRTIFEKTGQFVINVVDWFYFPFLHFLPREIFRYAATGGANTLFDITLYFIFYRYIIKMQIIELGFVAISPHIAAFLLVFPITFSTGFFLAKYVTFTSSELKGRIQLFRYLLTVGGSIVLNYVFLKFFVEYCGLYATLSKILTTLLVIVYSYLAQRYFTFKTGKKLLAMRTKS; from the coding sequence ATGCGAACTATTTTTGAAAAAACAGGACAATTTGTAATTAATGTAGTTGATTGGTTCTATTTTCCTTTTCTGCATTTTCTTCCGCGAGAAATATTTCGTTATGCTGCAACCGGAGGCGCAAACACGCTATTTGATATTACACTTTACTTTATATTTTATCGCTACATTATTAAAATGCAGATTATTGAATTGGGTTTTGTAGCAATTAGTCCGCACATTGCTGCGTTTTTGCTGGTATTCCCGATAACATTTAGTACCGGTTTCTTTTTGGCAAAATATGTAACTTTTACATCTTCAGAGCTTAAAGGCAGAATTCAACTCTTTCGTTATCTGCTTACTGTTGGCGGTTCTATTGTGCTTAATTATGTATTTCTGAAGTTTTTTGTTGAATATTGTGGACTATACGCAACCTTGTCAAAAATACTAACCACTTTACTTGTAATTGTTTACAGCTACCTGGCTCAACGGTACTTTACTTTTAAAACAGGAAAGAAACTTCTTGCTATGCGCACAAAATCGTAA
- a CDS encoding insulinase family protein, with amino-acid sequence MRTLFFSLIAIFLFSGVFAENDKIQKFQLDNGLTVILYENHSQPTVFGSVAVRAGSKDDPKDATGLAHYMEHVMFKGTQELGTWNWEAEQPHYEKIIELYEQLRTTEDETQKAELNKQINEESLKAGKYAIPNEFSNLVQAMGGTGLNAGTGYDYTFYHNSFPPFQIQRWLDLYAHRFENPVFRGFQSELETVYEEKNMYSDNPYRAVNNDFIKNMFAEGNPYGRLILGTTEHLKSPSIKRINEFYDAFYVPSNMALILAGDINPDELKPMIEATFGKWENRAAQGKSIIPENVAISKPVRIKEKLTPYPMLLVGFQGVDVSHEDRYSVDFCARLLSNSNQTGLLDRLVLDGDLINVSASHQQYKHAGLVAIQAIPTFDLSQMKFMSLSVVEKLIDAEIAKLKKGEFDAWLIDAFKDELIKQHEMSRETPMNVGLQLMNTFVYELPLEDFTAYKEQIMAVTKEDVIRAANKYFTKNRVTYLSDIGEPEKDALKKPEYKPIDPEPGHQSAYTNHFKTIELSDIKENFVDFDKEVTKSELAPGVKLYLTPNKQNDIFSLVIKYGVGSAKIPTLDLATSLMNNAGIMAQYKPQELKKEYSKLGCSVRFFNNDSYLYIILEGNEANLGQACQLLSRTYLLPELDEKQMNNVIGSEIGMRRIEEKDKDMQANALRDYMIYGEESPELNRLSTAEIRSLSISDLTGDFILATHYEASVHYVGRMEHKQLLETLRGNLAFPADLKKSASPYVRSVVKENTESILFLNNPDARQSEIYLFVNGSDYQLNKQPQINAFNQYFSGGFNGLVIQELREKRSFAYSAGATYLTPPLPGNPGYHLGYIGTQADKTADAVEEFVKLIKEMPEKPERIINIKNYLVQSSKANRPNFRNLSQSIESWSQRGYAEDPNKLLLPKYEKLTFEDILAFYKKEIAEKPIKIAIVGNKKEIDMEKLESIARIEKINVNKLFKDENAVTLPRFNE; translated from the coding sequence ATGAGAACTCTCTTTTTTTCATTAATTGCAATCTTCCTCTTTTCCGGGGTGTTTGCTGAAAATGATAAAATTCAAAAATTTCAACTGGATAATGGTTTAACTGTTATTTTATATGAAAATCACTCTCAACCTACAGTATTTGGTTCGGTTGCAGTTCGAGCCGGGTCGAAAGATGATCCAAAGGATGCAACCGGATTAGCCCACTACATGGAACACGTAATGTTTAAAGGGACCCAGGAATTAGGTACATGGAATTGGGAAGCAGAACAACCACATTATGAAAAAATAATTGAATTGTACGAACAGCTGCGAACAACAGAAGACGAAACACAAAAAGCAGAACTGAATAAACAAATAAATGAAGAATCGTTGAAAGCAGGAAAGTATGCAATTCCGAACGAATTTTCAAATCTTGTTCAGGCGATGGGCGGTACAGGACTAAATGCCGGAACCGGTTATGACTACACGTTTTATCACAATTCATTTCCGCCATTCCAAATTCAACGGTGGCTTGATTTGTATGCTCACCGTTTTGAGAATCCTGTTTTTAGAGGTTTTCAATCGGAATTAGAAACTGTATATGAAGAGAAAAATATGTACTCCGACAATCCATACCGGGCAGTAAACAACGATTTTATAAAAAATATGTTTGCCGAAGGGAATCCTTATGGCAGATTAATTCTTGGTACAACGGAACATCTAAAAAGTCCTTCAATAAAACGAATTAATGAATTTTACGACGCATTTTATGTTCCCTCTAATATGGCTTTAATATTAGCAGGAGATATTAATCCTGACGAGCTTAAACCTATGATAGAGGCAACTTTTGGAAAATGGGAAAACCGCGCAGCTCAGGGAAAATCGATTATTCCCGAAAATGTTGCCATATCGAAGCCAGTACGAATAAAAGAAAAATTAACTCCCTACCCTATGTTGTTGGTTGGTTTTCAGGGAGTCGATGTGTCACATGAAGACCGTTATTCGGTCGATTTCTGTGCAAGACTTTTATCAAATAGTAACCAAACAGGGTTGTTAGATAGACTGGTATTAGATGGAGATTTAATTAATGTTAGTGCTTCGCATCAACAATATAAACATGCCGGGCTGGTTGCAATTCAGGCAATTCCTACCTTCGATCTAAGCCAAATGAAATTTATGTCATTGAGTGTAGTTGAAAAACTTATTGATGCAGAAATAGCTAAACTTAAAAAGGGAGAGTTTGATGCCTGGTTGATTGATGCTTTTAAGGATGAATTAATCAAACAACATGAAATGAGTAGAGAAACCCCTATGAATGTTGGCCTACAGCTCATGAATACTTTTGTTTATGAATTACCATTAGAAGATTTTACAGCCTATAAGGAACAAATAATGGCTGTTACAAAAGAAGATGTAATTCGTGCAGCCAATAAGTATTTCACTAAAAACAGGGTTACTTATTTATCCGATATTGGCGAACCTGAAAAAGATGCCTTAAAAAAACCAGAGTATAAACCCATCGATCCAGAACCAGGCCATCAATCGGCCTATACTAATCATTTTAAAACCATTGAATTAAGTGACATAAAAGAAAACTTTGTTGATTTTGACAAAGAAGTTACCAAATCAGAATTGGCACCGGGAGTAAAACTTTACCTCACTCCCAATAAACAAAACGATATTTTTTCGCTGGTAATTAAATATGGCGTGGGAAGTGCAAAAATACCTACGCTTGATTTGGCAACCTCGCTTATGAACAATGCCGGTATTATGGCACAATACAAGCCACAGGAGCTAAAAAAAGAATACAGTAAATTGGGTTGTTCTGTACGTTTTTTTAATAACGATAGCTACCTGTATATTATTCTGGAAGGTAATGAGGCAAATCTTGGACAGGCCTGCCAACTTTTATCCAGAACTTACCTGTTGCCTGAATTGGATGAAAAACAAATGAATAATGTAATTGGTAGCGAAATTGGAATGCGCAGAATTGAAGAAAAAGATAAAGACATGCAAGCCAATGCCTTACGTGATTATATGATTTACGGTGAAGAATCACCTGAATTAAATAGGTTATCAACCGCAGAAATTCGCTCGCTCTCAATTTCAGATCTTACCGGCGATTTTATTTTAGCAACCCATTACGAGGCAAGTGTTCATTATGTGGGAAGAATGGAGCATAAACAGTTATTGGAAACCTTACGAGGAAATCTTGCATTTCCTGCAGATCTTAAGAAATCAGCATCACCTTATGTTCGGTCTGTTGTGAAAGAGAACACGGAGTCCATCTTATTTCTTAATAATCCGGATGCCCGTCAAAGTGAGATTTACTTGTTTGTTAATGGTTCAGATTATCAACTCAACAAACAACCACAAATAAATGCTTTCAACCAATACTTTAGTGGTGGCTTTAATGGTCTTGTTATTCAAGAATTACGAGAGAAAAGATCGTTTGCTTATTCTGCAGGAGCAACTTACCTAACTCCACCGTTACCTGGCAATCCTGGTTACCATTTAGGATATATTGGAACACAGGCAGATAAAACAGCGGATGCTGTTGAAGAATTTGTAAAATTGATTAAGGAAATGCCAGAAAAACCAGAACGTATAATAAATATAAAAAACTATCTTGTTCAATCATCAAAAGCTAATCGTCCGAATTTTCGTAATCTTAGTCAGAGCATCGAGAGTTGGTCGCAAAGAGGATATGCTGAAGACCCCAACAAATTATTATTGCCAAAATACGAAAAGCTTACTTTTGAAGACATATTAGCCTTTTACAAAAAAGAAATTGCAGAGAAACCAATTAAAATAGCCATTGTTGGTAATAAAAAGGAAATAGATATGGAAAAACTGGAAAGCATTGCAAGAATTGAAAAAATAAATGTTAATAAACTCTTTAAAGATGAAAACGCAGTAACGTTGCCGCGTTTTAATGAATAA